From Hydractinia symbiolongicarpus strain clone_291-10 chromosome 12, HSymV2.1, whole genome shotgun sequence, one genomic window encodes:
- the LOC130621480 gene encoding GATOR complex protein MIOS-A-like isoform X1 gives MARSNSWEVLWSPNNPNKFIRYNTSDVSSDVCLYQLYQSQELLPSNISKTQVVKLAESIYVCPVAAYSEFSSVKSIAWCPRKDLADYCILAVGLSNGRVSVLNVGSEVPSNTSLLLNQEFSPKAERTCHEIAWSEDEPNLLAVGLDKTRYDNSLLVWDVEAKSSITQSPGFDSRSFGSIRKPVFEHGSSEQTVSVQWLPHKILVAGVTKWLRLYDMRVPTPKVIATTKALYGICVDPHNPQRIASFAEGPQGAVLVWDIRNNEKPLVTINQSKPVSKISWCPTRNHLISVLQKDSMAVKYYDLQHTLSGGVVQYSNSIDESGDSIPFERNAQLPKSAKYNISSYSWHPSIENKILTVSATGGLHYLEVFERITMSWSPTLDLVWGCGKHMLMCSRDGTYTGEEEDISSAMRQRAIMGYGEPHIMKDEKKLKDVVKDPFLVKLWLWLKRSRKLKDHESRKLRRFFGVKAIIKGELTTPESQKQKGNEKHTKGGRFTKAFVDGNVTEDFVFAKRYTSDDRNLAMHLCDWDLSEQSLFERLNKLSADGEPERAAAMALFSNKMSWTIDILSGVSTGKKKKQSTQQPDAYSYLPLVAMALSGYSDSKQTLWAANCKTLSAQLRNPYLRAIFAFLTAEDEDFVHVLKESGMELKDRIAFACRFLSDAKLTNYVENVTTSLITSGSLEGLLLTGLTSDGLDLLENFITKTSDVQTAILIILHMKVSEVFKDPRVSSWIENYRDLLDKWRLWHERAQFDSLVQNTDSRKIPQQISVTCTYCSKPVSNNFLSSGGMRMPRFPHGNSRQNKAMACPGCKQQLPRCSVCLINLGSLSSHLPKTGAKPKLDTIVNSFQTWFTWCQLCRHGGHAAHLMEWFSEHVECPVTGCACYCNAHDSIAMVTPKQTGPIDNSEERR, from the exons ATGGCTCGTTCCAATTCCTGGGAAGTGTTATGGTCACCAAATAACCCAAACAAGTTCATAAGATATAATACTAGTGATGTGAGCAGTGATGTTTGCTTATACCAACTGTATCAAAGCCAG GAGTTGCTGCCCTCAAATATCAGTAAAACTCAAG tTGTAAAACTTGCTGAATCTATCTATGTATGTCCTGTAGCAGCGTATTCTGAGTTTTCTTCGGTCAAG tcaaTAGCATGGTGTCCTCGCAAAGATCTTGCTGACTACTGCATTTTAGCTGTTGGTCTCTCCAATGGCCGTGTTTCTGTTCTAAA tGTTGGATCAGAGGTACCTTCTAACACATCGTTATTACTGAACCAGGAATTTT CACCAAAAGCCGAAAGGACTTGTCATGAAATCGCTTGGAGTGAAGATGAGCCAAACTTG CTGGCTGTAGGCTTGGACAAAACAAGATACGATAATTCATTATTAGTTTGGGATGTTGAAGCCAAGTCAA GTATTACTCAATCTCCAGGCTTTGATTCAAG ATCATTTGGCAGCATACGGAAGCCTGTGTTTGAGCATG GTTCATCTGAGCAAACTGTATCTGTGCAATGGTTGCCACATAAAATACTAGTTGCTGGTGTGACAAAATGGCTTCGTTTATATGACATGAGAG tcCCAACTCCAAAGGTTATTGCAACAACAAAGGCCTTGTATGGTATTTGTGTTGATCCTCACAATCCACAACGAATAGCATCATTTGCTGAG GGTCCCCAAGGTGCAGTTTTAGTTTGGGATATTCGCAACAATGAAAAACCT TTGGTGACCATCAATCAATCAAAACCAGTCTCCAAAATATCCTGGTGCCCAACCAG AAATCATTTAATCTCAGTCCTTCAAAAGGATAGCATGGCTGTGAAGTATTATGATCTTCAACACACATTGTCAG GTGGTGTGGTGCAATACAGCAATAGCATTGACGAGAGTGGAGACAGTATCCCATTCGAAAGAAATGCTCAAT TACCGAAATCTGCAAAGTATAATATATCCTCATACAGTTGGCATCCTtccatagaaaataaaatactaacggtatcagcgaCAG GTGGATTACATTACCTTGAAGTATTTGAACGTATCACAATG agTTGGTCGCCAACACTTGATTTAGTATGGGGTTGCGGTAAACACATGTTGATGTGTTCCAGGGAT ggaACTTACACTGGTGAAGAAGAAGATATTTCTTCTGCGATGCGTCAGCGTGCCATTATGGGTTATGGTGAACCACATATT ATGAAAgatgaaaaaaagttgaaagacGTTGTAAAGGATccctttttagttaaattatgGTTATGGTTAAAAC GTTCACGAAAACTGAAAGACCATG AGTCTAGAAAGCTCAGACGTTTTTTTGGAGTGAAAGCTATCATCAAGGGAGAATTAACCACACCTG AGTCTCAGAAGCAGAAAGGAAACGAAAAGCATACCAAAGGAG GTCGCTTCACAAAGGCTTTTGTTGATGGTAATGTGACTGAAGATTTTGTATTTGCGAAGAGATACACAAGTGATGATAG AAACTTAGCAATGCACCTGTGCGACTGGGATCTAAGTGAACAATCACTGTTTGAACGATTGAATAAACTGTCTGCAGATGGAGAGCCAGAAAGGGCGGCGGCTATGGcgttattttcaaataaaatgagTTGGACTATAGATATATTAAGTGGTGTGAGCACTGGTAAAAAGAAGAAACAGAGTACTCAACAGCCTGATGCAT attcTTATTTACCTCTTGTTGCCATGGCACTATCAGGTTACTCAGACAGTAAACAAACGTTGTGGGCAGCCAACTGTAAAACGTTAAGTGCTCAA CTAAGGAATCCATACCTTCGAGCTATATTCGCTTTTCTGACGGCAGAAGATGAAGACTTCGTACATGTCTTG AAAGAATCTGGGATGGAGTTAAAAGATCGAATTGCATTTGCATGTCGCTTCCTGTCGGACGCCAAG ttaaCAAATTACGTTGAAAATGTGACCACGAGTTTGATCACAAGTGGAAGCTTAGAAGGATTACTATTGACTGGCCTCACGTCTGATGGCTTAGATTTACTAGAAAACTTTATTACCAAG accagcgACGTACAAACAGCTATTTTGATTATTCTGCATAtgaaagtcagtgaagtgttCAAAGACCCCAGGGTTTCCAGTTGGATAGAGAA TTATCGAGACCTTCTCGACAAATGGCGACTTTGGCATGAAAG AGCACAATTTGACTCGCTTGTTCAAAATACAGACTCTCGAAAAATTCCGCAACAAATCAGCGTAACATGCACTTACTGCAGCAAGCCGGTGTCGAACAATTTTCTATCTTCCG GTGGCATGCGAATGCCTCGATTCCCGCATGGTAATAGTCGACAGAATAAG GCAATGGCTTGTCCTGGATGTAAGCAACAACTTCCACGCTGTTCTGTGTGCTTAATAAATTTGGGTTCGTTATCTTCGCATTTGCCGAAAACAG GAGCAAAACCTAAACTCGACACGATTGTGAACTCGTTTCAAACGTGGTTTACGTGGTGTCAGTTGTGCAGGCATGGCGGCCATGCGGCTCATCTTATGGAATGGTTTTC AGAACACGTTGAATGTCCTGTCACTGGATGTGCTTGTTATTGCAACGCCCATGATAGTATTGCTATGGTTACACCAAAACAAACAGGACCGATAGACAATAGTGAAGAACGAAGATAG
- the LOC130621482 gene encoding BTB and MATH domain-containing protein 38-like, producing MEFTQPWKNSDQVLVVEEKDLHVHRCVLSLCSPVFDRMFNSDFKEKTCKRIELPGKKYNELVEMLQVIYDRRKEITDDNFCFLLSLADEFQIDQLRDECIKHIRLANKTGITALKYMNVIKRFDIKDLDDECLTELQKIPNKQILQNYDFEVLHDSTKLEIITKRAKYLERVISQHKNSVQPFVEYIYNRAYDGYVKYLHDQGLQESMFTICEKSEKHINKRMGQNFDFHCESCRKRVKIGKKFAINTKEISDMLERLYISQYKDETEILKRDENLKC from the exons ATGGAGTTTACTCAACCATGGAAAAACAGTGATCAAGTCTTGGTGGTGGAAGAGAAAGATCTACACGTGCATCGGTGTGTGTTGTCGTTGTGTTCGCCCGTTTTTGATCGGATGTTCAATTCGGACTTCAAAGAAAAGACATGCAAACGTATAGAGCTTCCTGGAAAGAAATACAACGAGCTTGTGGAAATGTTGCAGGTTATTTATGatagaagaaaagaaattacaG atgaCAACTTTTGCTTTTTACTTTCATTGGCTGATGAATTCCAAATAGACCAATTACGTGATGAATGCATTAAACATATCAGGTTGGCCAACAAAACAGGAATTACAGCTTTGAAATATATGAATGTAATAAAACGATTTGATATAAAAGACTTGGATGACGAATGCTTGACTGAATTACAGAAAATcccaaacaaacaaattttacaaaacTATGACTTTGAGGTACTTCACGATAGCACCAAGTtagaaataataacaaaaagagCGAAATATCTTGAGAGAGTTATCTCTCAACATAAAAATTCCGTTCAACCTTTTGTAGAATATATTTACAATCGCGCTTATGATGGTTATGTAAAGTACTTACACGATCAAGGACTGCAGGAATCGATGTTTACAATATGCGAGAAATCAGAAAAACACATTAACAAAAGGATGGGACAGAATTTCGATTTTCATTGCGAATCATGCCGAAAACGAGTGAAAATAGGAAAAAAGTTCGCAATTAATACCAAAGAAATTAGTGACATGTTAGAGAGATTGTACATCTCACAGTATAAAGACGAGACAGAAATTTTAAAACGAGATGAAAACCTCAagtgttaa
- the LOC130621483 gene encoding twist-related protein-like, producing MMQGRKQLCISSETRRKRNHPNDDLHDKKRYKHGKNTSRADVAYPSSYQNAHRIIANSRERQRTQALNESLNTLRKTIPTLPSDKVSKIQTLRLTTMYITFLRQVLQCNEVNEHPIVDDFHFFNRQLSYAFSVWRMEEDSYHTNKTACYIIEKKLDFRGYNLFRDAGASRKVDITGVKESFLDITA from the coding sequence ATGATGCAAGGACGAAAACAACTTTGCATTTCATCGGAAACTCGTCGAAAACGAAACCACCCAAATGATGATTTACACGATAAAAAGCGATATAAACACGGGAAGAACACGAGTCGTGCGGACGTCGCGTATCCATCCAGCTACCAGAACGCTCATAGAATTATCGCAAATTCGCGAGAACGACAAAGAACTCAAGCCTTAAACGAATCATTAAACACGTTAAGAAAAACTATCCCTACTTTACCATCAGACAAAGTGTCTAAAATACAAACCTTGAGATTAACCACGATGTATATAACTTTCCTACGACAAGTTCTACAGTGCAACGAAGTGAACGAGCACCCCATCGTAGACGATTTTCACTTTTTCAACAGACAATTAAGTTATGCTTTTAGCGTGTGGAGAATGGAGGAGGATTCATATCACACGAATAAAACAGCGTGTTACATCATAGAAAAAAAACTCGATTTTCGCGGATATAATTTATTTCGCGATGCAGGCGCAAGCAGAAAGGTAGATATCACAGGTGTGAAAGAATCATTTCTTGACATTACAGCATAA
- the LOC130621480 gene encoding GATOR complex protein MIOS-A-like isoform X2, translating to MARSNSWEVLWSPNNPNKFIRYNTSDVSSDVCLYQLYQSQELLPSNISKTQVVKLAESIYVCPVAAYSEFSSVKSIAWCPRKDLADYCILAVGLSNGRVSVLNVGSEVPSNTSLLLNQEFSPKAERTCHEIAWSEDEPNLLAVGLDKTRYDNSLLVWDVEAKSSITQSPGFDSRSFGSIRKPVFEHGSSEQTVSVQWLPHKILVAGVTKWLRLYDMRVPTPKVIATTKALYGICVDPHNPQRIASFAEGPQGAVLVWDIRNNEKPLVTINQSKPVSKISWCPTRNHLISVLQKDSMAVKYYDLQHTLSGGVVQYSNSIDESGDSIPFERNAQLPKSAKYNISSYSWHPSIENKILTVSATGGLHYLEVFERITMSWSPTLDLVWGCGKHMLMCSRDGTYTGEEEDISSAMRQRAIMGYGEPHIMKDEKKLKDVVKDPFLVKLWLWLKRSRKLKDHESRKLRRFFGVKAIIKGELTTPGRFTKAFVDGNVTEDFVFAKRYTSDDRNLAMHLCDWDLSEQSLFERLNKLSADGEPERAAAMALFSNKMSWTIDILSGVSTGKKKKQSTQQPDAYSYLPLVAMALSGYSDSKQTLWAANCKTLSAQLRNPYLRAIFAFLTAEDEDFVHVLKESGMELKDRIAFACRFLSDAKLTNYVENVTTSLITSGSLEGLLLTGLTSDGLDLLENFITKTSDVQTAILIILHMKVSEVFKDPRVSSWIENYRDLLDKWRLWHERAQFDSLVQNTDSRKIPQQISVTCTYCSKPVSNNFLSSGGMRMPRFPHGNSRQNKAMACPGCKQQLPRCSVCLINLGSLSSHLPKTGAKPKLDTIVNSFQTWFTWCQLCRHGGHAAHLMEWFSEHVECPVTGCACYCNAHDSIAMVTPKQTGPIDNSEERR from the exons ATGGCTCGTTCCAATTCCTGGGAAGTGTTATGGTCACCAAATAACCCAAACAAGTTCATAAGATATAATACTAGTGATGTGAGCAGTGATGTTTGCTTATACCAACTGTATCAAAGCCAG GAGTTGCTGCCCTCAAATATCAGTAAAACTCAAG tTGTAAAACTTGCTGAATCTATCTATGTATGTCCTGTAGCAGCGTATTCTGAGTTTTCTTCGGTCAAG tcaaTAGCATGGTGTCCTCGCAAAGATCTTGCTGACTACTGCATTTTAGCTGTTGGTCTCTCCAATGGCCGTGTTTCTGTTCTAAA tGTTGGATCAGAGGTACCTTCTAACACATCGTTATTACTGAACCAGGAATTTT CACCAAAAGCCGAAAGGACTTGTCATGAAATCGCTTGGAGTGAAGATGAGCCAAACTTG CTGGCTGTAGGCTTGGACAAAACAAGATACGATAATTCATTATTAGTTTGGGATGTTGAAGCCAAGTCAA GTATTACTCAATCTCCAGGCTTTGATTCAAG ATCATTTGGCAGCATACGGAAGCCTGTGTTTGAGCATG GTTCATCTGAGCAAACTGTATCTGTGCAATGGTTGCCACATAAAATACTAGTTGCTGGTGTGACAAAATGGCTTCGTTTATATGACATGAGAG tcCCAACTCCAAAGGTTATTGCAACAACAAAGGCCTTGTATGGTATTTGTGTTGATCCTCACAATCCACAACGAATAGCATCATTTGCTGAG GGTCCCCAAGGTGCAGTTTTAGTTTGGGATATTCGCAACAATGAAAAACCT TTGGTGACCATCAATCAATCAAAACCAGTCTCCAAAATATCCTGGTGCCCAACCAG AAATCATTTAATCTCAGTCCTTCAAAAGGATAGCATGGCTGTGAAGTATTATGATCTTCAACACACATTGTCAG GTGGTGTGGTGCAATACAGCAATAGCATTGACGAGAGTGGAGACAGTATCCCATTCGAAAGAAATGCTCAAT TACCGAAATCTGCAAAGTATAATATATCCTCATACAGTTGGCATCCTtccatagaaaataaaatactaacggtatcagcgaCAG GTGGATTACATTACCTTGAAGTATTTGAACGTATCACAATG agTTGGTCGCCAACACTTGATTTAGTATGGGGTTGCGGTAAACACATGTTGATGTGTTCCAGGGAT ggaACTTACACTGGTGAAGAAGAAGATATTTCTTCTGCGATGCGTCAGCGTGCCATTATGGGTTATGGTGAACCACATATT ATGAAAgatgaaaaaaagttgaaagacGTTGTAAAGGATccctttttagttaaattatgGTTATGGTTAAAAC GTTCACGAAAACTGAAAGACCATG AGTCTAGAAAGCTCAGACGTTTTTTTGGAGTGAAAGCTATCATCAAGGGAGAATTAACCACACCTG GTCGCTTCACAAAGGCTTTTGTTGATGGTAATGTGACTGAAGATTTTGTATTTGCGAAGAGATACACAAGTGATGATAG AAACTTAGCAATGCACCTGTGCGACTGGGATCTAAGTGAACAATCACTGTTTGAACGATTGAATAAACTGTCTGCAGATGGAGAGCCAGAAAGGGCGGCGGCTATGGcgttattttcaaataaaatgagTTGGACTATAGATATATTAAGTGGTGTGAGCACTGGTAAAAAGAAGAAACAGAGTACTCAACAGCCTGATGCAT attcTTATTTACCTCTTGTTGCCATGGCACTATCAGGTTACTCAGACAGTAAACAAACGTTGTGGGCAGCCAACTGTAAAACGTTAAGTGCTCAA CTAAGGAATCCATACCTTCGAGCTATATTCGCTTTTCTGACGGCAGAAGATGAAGACTTCGTACATGTCTTG AAAGAATCTGGGATGGAGTTAAAAGATCGAATTGCATTTGCATGTCGCTTCCTGTCGGACGCCAAG ttaaCAAATTACGTTGAAAATGTGACCACGAGTTTGATCACAAGTGGAAGCTTAGAAGGATTACTATTGACTGGCCTCACGTCTGATGGCTTAGATTTACTAGAAAACTTTATTACCAAG accagcgACGTACAAACAGCTATTTTGATTATTCTGCATAtgaaagtcagtgaagtgttCAAAGACCCCAGGGTTTCCAGTTGGATAGAGAA TTATCGAGACCTTCTCGACAAATGGCGACTTTGGCATGAAAG AGCACAATTTGACTCGCTTGTTCAAAATACAGACTCTCGAAAAATTCCGCAACAAATCAGCGTAACATGCACTTACTGCAGCAAGCCGGTGTCGAACAATTTTCTATCTTCCG GTGGCATGCGAATGCCTCGATTCCCGCATGGTAATAGTCGACAGAATAAG GCAATGGCTTGTCCTGGATGTAAGCAACAACTTCCACGCTGTTCTGTGTGCTTAATAAATTTGGGTTCGTTATCTTCGCATTTGCCGAAAACAG GAGCAAAACCTAAACTCGACACGATTGTGAACTCGTTTCAAACGTGGTTTACGTGGTGTCAGTTGTGCAGGCATGGCGGCCATGCGGCTCATCTTATGGAATGGTTTTC AGAACACGTTGAATGTCCTGTCACTGGATGTGCTTGTTATTGCAACGCCCATGATAGTATTGCTATGGTTACACCAAAACAAACAGGACCGATAGACAATAGTGAAGAACGAAGATAG